The genomic region AATTCAACATTTTGTATGTCTCGCCGGATGTTAGGTTTGCATGTTTCTGCTGACAAATCATCATCTTAAATATGTCTTCAGATTCTCCAATTTAGTCTTTGAGTTTAGTCTGTTGAGAATATATGTTCTATAAACTAGAATGATAAAGAAAAATGAGAATGACCTTTCAGGGATTGTAATCTCAGTACACCTCACAATTATTCTTTGACCTGAAGTACTCATAAAAATCTAAACCAGGTGTCCAAAGTCCTCTAAGGTGAGCTTTAGCCAGTGCACGTGTACAAGGCCAACACTGGTAGCTCCTACCATTCAACCCAATTCCTGAGGAAGCCTTTGAAGGCAGCATGTGCAGAGAaagcatgctgctgctgctgctactgtacTCTCCTTCAGGCTGCATTCAGAAAAACAGCGGTTTTCTTGCCACTTGTCACTGACGCCTCAAAAGTTGAGATTAGTTTATATTTGTTATAGAACTTTTTTCACAtcacagacatgttttttttttttgcatgcaaTCCACACTAGTCTCTGAATTTCACTAGTTTCTCTAGTCAACAAAATGGCTCCTTGTCTCTTCCTGTCTGAATAAGGCTTCAGGTTATGGCTTCTGTTAAGCGCCTTGAGACAATTTCATTTGCTggaactataaaaaaaaaaaatatggaatTAAATTAATAGTCGCCAGACTGTACTTTTGACTTGTGTCCAAATACAAGATGAAGCATGCATGGACTCCACGAAGGATGAATTATTTTCACAGACAACACATTGCAGCACGAAAAGCTCATTGTGTACTACATTTTCAATACCTGATCTTCAATTGGCACAACAAGGATGCCTCCCACTTTGAGCATGATTTTCATGTAGTTCTCGTGGTCCTTTTGGACTCCGGCTCCACAGTAAATGCGATCATATTGGTGGCTGTCGGAGGAGATTTCTAAGCAGTTTCCCACCACAAATTTTGGCTCACAGAATTCAAACCTACAACAAGaggataaataataataaaaaaaatatgaccgAGTTACTGAGTAGACTTGACACTTGCAgtacctctgacacacacagcttcagAAGTAATGTACAAATGCTGTTAGATAGTATATATATGAGTCTGTATAACAGTATTATCTTTATATAAACATGACACAAATATTACTACATACTCCTTTGTAGCAACTACTAGTTTACAATACTGTGAACACTGCAAACATACATATAGTTTGCATCACTTACTTATCAAAGCTATCACTGTTTTTAATGAAGTCCTCCAGCCTCTCTTTAGCATACTCCACAACATCCTTATGTAGTTCAACACCATGATTCACTCCAAATGGACCTGGAAGCCATTGGACAAGAGTCAACTATCTTAACATGAATCAGTGCACTTTACTGCAAAGAGCTAAGCTTAACATTTTGATGACATgtttcaccaaaaaaaaaaaaaaacctaatttGAGCAGCCATATGTTAAAACTAGAGCGCATAAGAACATCTTATTGCTCTGTTACGGTGTCTGCACCATCTGTTCCTCGATCAAATCGCACACCACACCATGAATATATCAATTACATAAAATCCTGAAATTTAATATAGAGCAATACTTATTTGGGGGAACTATCAGAGTTTTATTTCCATTGAATTAAGTCGATATGTGATATTTTAATAAgcaaaataggcctatcagaacaGTAATACCAATGATCTGATAAATTATGCATACAACTATTAgagtcagcataatgtattaTAGGCACAGTCCCAAACACATTCTTAAATTCATTGAATTGCTCTAAATGATAGTAATGCCATTTATTTTGCGTTtgctataaaaaataaaacaaaaaccttgatgtttgtttgttgtcctGGCCCTGCAAACACAGTGGTGCACTGCATACTGATCTATGAGCAATCATAATCAACATGGTGCTTCAGGAgcatgggagggagagaggtgtcctttgattggctgttgagctctaATAGCAACAGCCTTTGACGAAACCAACACCGGGTCATAGACTGCATCTCTAGTGCAATTTTTTTTCTGTAGTGCATTTTTGGATGGAAGTATAAGCCTTTGTTTTACTGAGGACAAAGATAAATGCAGTACATAACAGTGTACTCTACTGTACATGATACAGTACATGATACAATAGGCCTATTAGCAATACTACTTTACACATCGCTATGGAAGCCTCTGCCTGTCTGCACTTCCTGTTTTTGAGGAGGAAGTGAAGTGTGACATTACCGAGGATCAGGCCCACCATGGTGCTCAGGTAGCCGGTGCCGCTGCCCAGGTTGAGGAAGGACAGTCCCTGGCGCAGCCTCAGCGCCTCCATCACCTCAGAGTAGATGCACGGTGCCGACAGGTGGAGGTTGCCATTTTTCCATGCCAGGTCCTTGTAGGCATTCTCTCGGTAACTGTCCAAGTAGTAGTCGCCACGGTCAATGGCCCGGAAGGCCTGTTCAACCTGTTCTGTGCGGATATACTGAGCCTCCTTCAAGTTGTCGATCAGGTCATCATTGTCCTCCCCGGCACTGACGGCTCCTCCCATGACGACAAAAAcgccaaaagaaaagaaacgtaAAAACAGCCACCCCCCAAAAAATAAACTTTCAGCAGAAGGGCCTCACATGGAGAGAAGCTGATGAGATAGGTGGAATTAGCTCCTACAGGATGTTTGAGATTGGCATCTCAAATTGGTGGTCCAAGAACAACTAAAATACAATGgagaaaatgcattaaaatataGTATTATAATAATGTTTTATCATGATGTAAAATAAGTTACACAATACTGCTTGTTTGCCCCTGCCTTGGGAAATACTGTATTTGATTTTCCCATTACCAATTTCAAGCTCAAAACATATCAACATAAAATCCCCTTCAAGTGGTTCAATGGAAGAATTTTGCCAATAGGCAAACATtgtttgcacaaaattgcaAGAACTAAACCCTACAAATACACTTAACCTGAATTattgagaaaaagaaagataatTTACACTTTGTTAACCTTTCATCACATCTCTGTACTTTCTTCAAAACAGTTGTAGTCTgactattacagtttttttcagttgctaacaagcgtttgtctaaccagttgtcacattttcaaaactctaaacacaattagcacagtATAATttttttgtggccataccattatcacatttcatgtcgttttcacacaatatgcagtcagtgaacacatttccacaatgcttacattttcttaacaaacAAGCTACAGTACACCTCCtaacaaaattatggattgtttttgcagtatttatgaatgttaacacacaacatcctacaatagcaaaaacaatattccaaaccttagatacagtataaaaacctctgcttcagCTACCAAGCGGTTTCCCATCGGCCTTGGATACTGTAATATCAGATGCAATGTTGATGAAAACTTGTGGCCTAACCCAGAAGATCGAGAGATTAGATacagtttgtgttttttttttagttcccccattttatctgggctttttgctgttgtttttttgttgatttGTTGATGTGTTTCattgatattttgttcactgtaagcagtaatgtaaaactttttctgttctatcatactgtaaacagtatttctactgaacttcctgtagtaaacagtaaaggaaaaaaactgatttgctttttactggaatgcttttgaatgtggacatacagttcccaaccaagaaatttagtgtaaaaacgatggattgcatgttttgcatgcaaatacctgtaaaactgaaacataaaagtctatgcagtttttgttatttcaacaatagccagtattttgaaacctggtgtactttgattgactgcatgtaccttgtaaagtgaaaacaagtgttattctttgacagaataattttattttgagtcagatttccagtgttttggtaacaTGAGTTAGTGTGcgcagagaaagatgtgttagtatatattttaacaaaatgtgtttttgagaagaaaatgttttgcaggtgtgagtctgtaagagtttagaaaaagtatctgaagtatgggtaagcgcttgttagcgattgaaaaaaactgtaattgtgCTGTGTGTCAAATGAACAGGGTGCCAAAGCCAAATGATATGCTTACCATACTTATTATGTTGGCTATGGCACACTGTGCTTCACCTTGTTGGAATACCAGGCCCTTTGGAGTCATAACCTCCCCCCACTAATACCACAGCCAGGGCAATCTTTGTCCTACTTTTTTCTACACCTCTCTAAAATGTCCTTTGAGTTTTCTGCAGTAAAAATAATGCAGGGAAAATTGGGTCAAACCATTTCTCTCCCTTCTGCCAGACAAGCGGACAGTGAGGCTATACCACCACTGGCATTAGTTAGCTCTCCCCAGAATGCATTTGAAAGTGCCCATTTCAAAGACAACTAGATACAGTATTTTCACTGGGGAAGATTGTATTGCTTTCTCAAAAAGCAGCTCTGTAAGCAATCCTGGATAGTCATTTTTCCACATGTAAAGTAGTATACAAATTAAAGGGCAAATGAATAGGCTATTTCACATTGaagcatgtactgtacacatactCAGGAAAGGAAAGCTGGAGCATACTGTATAGCCCAATAGATAAGTAAATAATCTGAGTATCCTAACTAATATTCTATATAAACTTTGATATGGATCTCCTAAAACGATACTTTCTTTTTGCTAGCCTCCATTTGAAGCGCTGTGGACATCAGCGCCGACATGAGTGCAGCACACTCCGCTTTCGACATTCGATAACTTAAACCCCATTATTATTAATACAACCCCGCACACCAGCGTCAAACTCTGCCGCCACCTCCACTGGTGTGCAGGGATGTATTGAGAATAATGTTATCAAAATAATCAAATGTTGAAAGCAGAGTGCACCGCACTCATGTCGGCACCTGTGTCCGCATCGCTTGAGTTAAGGTTTATTTGGGTATCAATATGGTGGACCTCTACACCTATATCCACAATGCCACTGTGGATGTTGCCTGGACTGTGGTAGGCTCCGTCACCAGTTATCTTCCACAGATGCTTGGTTAGGGGGACGGCATTTTCTACACAGAATCGGCGGATTCAATGGTGCTGAACTGGGCATCAAAACACCTGTATATTTTTGGAGTCTATTCCTTACTTAAGCCTTTAAGTCACCTTGTCAGTTTAATCTTTactttgtattatttcatgactTGGCTGATGACCAATAGAGTGCTACATTTCCATGTCCATGTCTACTTTAAGCACTGATAGCCAGCACCTATAAAGTGCCACATCTATCATTTGTGAAAAAAATGTCATCTGTCTTCATCTGGCAGCCCAAACCAAAGGACTTATTTGTGCAAGTAGAATAtttcagtttatttatttatttattgtttagaCAAAATGACTGAAATTGCCTTGGGGACTATATTAGCGCATAAAGGCAAGCCGCTATATTTGGCAATAAATAGAGACAGGCTGAAGACAGTGTTTGGTGAGAGGTCTAGTGTTTAGCAGCATGACCTCAGCTAACCCCCGGTGTCATAGGGTGGCGAGGGGTTAATGTGGGGACATACCCGGAACAGCCTCGGGAACAGTTTCTTGTTCTCAGGAAACCCTCTGAGATGGGCAGCAGATGATGTGTGTCACAGATTCCAGGCTGCAACACCACtgcaatcacatgcacacagtgaaATTagatacataaacaaacacatgagCCATCCAATGAGCAGAGGGAGCCAGGGCTTGTGAGTGAAAGGCAATATGTTTGCACAATGCACCAGGATGACACAGAGGCAGGCCAAACTCTGATAACACCAATGGAGAACATAGTTTTAGGATAAGATTGGGTGTTAATCAGACTGCAAATGCAATGCTAAGGGACACATTGACATTGTGGCAAATAGCTACCTTTGCAATTTGCAAACACTCCCAATCCCTTAATCCATTGCCAAATCCTAGCATACCTCAGATTTAATTTCAAGTAGGCTCATTAAGATACTATTAAGGTCAGAGATGTAAGAGGGCAATAGGACATGGTCTGTGATAAACTTGCAAGCATGGCTGCTTGGCTTTAAGCAAACTTTACTGCATTTGGTGACAATTACTGCCGAATATAACTGGTGTCATGTCATGCCATCCTATTTTCAGTATTCCTCTTGATTATCAGGAGGCCAAATCTGCATAAATACCAGAATGGCACGGCAGAGGGCAGAATTTATGCTCAGGAGACGCGTGCATGCACACTGAGTGGAGCCGAGGAGCCTGCTCAACATGCAGTTGAGGCAGTGTCAGAGATCTCAAGCAATCGAGTTATGCCTGGTACATCCGCACTGCGTGTGATCTCTGCAGAAACAAAGCAGTGTGGCACCCGCAGTAGTCTCGTTACTGAATTTGCATAGTTAGTGAACATGGCACTCTGTCGTTTCTGACCCCTCAAAATACTCGATCAAAAGGCGAGTAGTGTCACGGTGTCAAAGAAAAATGATAACTGAAGAGCTGTTCTGCAGCGCTTCAGCTAACCAGCTAAGTcctgttagcatgctaataccACGTAGCATACGCAGAAAGAACTAGCAGGTACTTCGACGAGAACGGGGCACTTTGGGAAGATGAAGGTTTTATAACAGCTAGCACGCTAACAGGAGATAGATACACAAGCTAGCTTGCAACTTGAGCAGTCAGGATGTCGTTCACTTTCAGTATGGTTTCGAAAACAACTAAATTACAGTCGTGCACATTTCGACACCACTTTAATCTGCTGAGATGAGCTTGTTTATTTACTGTTGCAAACTCCATAATAACTTGTGAGACtgaaatttaatttaaaattgAAGGTGAAACGGAGTCACCAAAAACAAATAACGTTAATGTAACGTTATATGACATCAGCTGCGCAACCGTGTTCACTAAAAAGCTTTAATGTTACTTGCGCCTAAAACAGATTAACAGCAGAGAATATTAATATGCTTTCATATTAGCTGCCGGGCTAACAACTACAATTAGGTTAACGTTAGCGATGCTACTTTCTCAGGCTCTCATCTCCCATCGCGGTACATCCCGTATTGTTGTTGTCCAGGCAGCATTGAGAatattttatttagcctatctTAACCCACTGTTGATagatgtaggctaaaatacaagtTGAACCTTGAGTGCGTCATACAGTGGTaatgttagttaagttaacTAATGATCACTGACAAAGTAAATTCAGGAGGACCAATTGTCTGCTATAACAAAATGTCGACATCATAACAATTCAGACAAAAAATCCACAAacctggtttgtttgtttgtaagagCCGCTAGTCAGATGAGTAAATTAAGTAATATGAGTATCTATCGAAACATTAACGTACCGTGCCACTGACAGCTCAGATAAATATAGTTTTTCGAAGACGGCCGATTGCCGCTGTCTTTTCTTCAGGAACAGCTGAGAGGATGTAAACATATGTCACGTGGTTCTAGGCTGATCGAACCAGACCAGACAGAGAGACGTGTTTTCGCGGGAGGACAAGAATAGAATTCTGCGTGGATCAGATCCGCACCATCGAGACCCAAGAGCACAGCTATTCAGTTTGTTTTCATGACCTCCTTTGCTGTCGTGGCTGTTTTTGACTACAGCCACCATAACAGGTATGCAGACATGACCTAGCCTACAGGCCAAGCCACGCAATCCAAGTTCAGCTGTTGGTGTTGGTTTATTATGGATCAGCAGCGAAGGATGATGTTGTTGATagggcctaggcctactgtagcagACACATCTTCATGTCCTCACATGACCTGAGGAGAAAGTGATGGGTTACCTCCTGCTCGATTTAGCCTACAACAAGACATTATTAAATGTTGTGTCATAATTCCATATCAGGCTATGATTTGTATAGTGTATTTGCTATTGTATTTGCTGGGCTGAGCAACAACAAAAAGCTAAAAATGGTTGGCCAGCCACCTCAAGGTTAGTCATTAGAACCCAtcacctcccccctccccctctctgtctctgtgtagcATGGCCATTCCATCAAGAAAGAGAATCAAAAGTTAATTCTTTCAATTGATAAAAAATCAGATTTTCAGATCATCAGTGGCATGCTACTTAATTCTGGGTCCAGTGTTGGATCACCATCACCATATTATTAAAAGGAAGGAAGAAGCAATACTTTGTCAGTATCCCGTGAACAAACATGGTCCACCAACCTCTTACTTTCTTGGATATTTTATTTTcccttttattgctttaataaatggaatctttgtccatttaatttggccttttttacaacaattacaaaaaaaactctttaatgtcaaagtgaaagcaaatttctacaaagtaatgttaattaaaaatatataatgcaaaataagcgattgcataaatattcacacCCCTTAAAATGACTGACCTAAATTAACAGCGGTCCAGCCAGTTGGTGCTAATAGTCACACAATTAGTGAAATGGAGATCGCCTGTgtgcagtgaatgtgtatagtatagtaatataaagatACCTGTGTCTGGAAGGTCCAGTCACTGGTCAATCAGTAGTCCTGGCTATGCCACcatgaagacaaaagaacactcCAAACAACTCAAAGAAAAGGTTATTGAAAAGCGTAAGTGAGGGGATGGATACAAAAAGAAATTCAAGTCACTGAACATCCCCTGGAGTTCAGTGAAATCCATCAATAAGGAATGTAAGGAacaggggcgctgctagaaaaTTTGGGCCCTGTGACAATTTCAGCAAAATATGGAAATCCATGGTGgacaatctgattcagtctgCAAGAGAACAACGACTTGGGAGAAGATTTACTTTCCGGCAAGACAATAAACCAAAGCATACAGCAAAAACTACACAAAAATGGTTTAAAGACAGCAAGGTGAATGTTAGTCGAagcccagacctcaatcctataGAAAATCTGTCTGGACTTGAAAAGGGCTGTTCATACAAGTTCCTCTTCCATCCTAACAGAGCTTGAGAAGTTTTGCAAAGAAAATTAAGTAAAATGGGAGTATCAAGATGTGCAATCAAGCCCGAGTCCTATCCACGCAGGATCCATGCTTTAATTGCGACCAAAGTTGCATCTACTAAATGCTGACTTGAAGGggccaaattaaattgatcaagatttcatttataaaagcagtaaaagtggaaatatccaagggAATACTTTTCATAGGCACTGTACCTCATAAAGTCATCATACAGAAATATTGGGGCATTAAAAAGTACATTCTTCATTCATTTTAATTGATTCATTCTGCATACTTCTGATTGATACAGAACAGTTGCTTGTGGCAGGTGTGTGGCGGGAGTGCTCAGCCATATTGATGAAGGCCCGACAACAGCTCATTAGTGGAGTCATGTGTCTGTGCACCTCATATACTGTGTcgtgtgacacacacagagtgaaacTATAATGTCCAACTAAAATGTTTTGTAGTTATTTCACCAGGAATACATAGTCTTTTTTATGTAAAACAACATTGCTATCCATTCCCTGAATGGCTGTATTAATAGTGTGTCGCAAATGAAAGAGATATTaggatttcttctttttttttaaattatggatTGTCAAAATATCAAATCAAGTACATTTATGCCAAGCTAGGCACAAGCTATTAATTTAAATCACTTTCTTTTTCATAACTAGTGAGTTGTAAGGCTAACAAGCCTCTTGAGGATTATCAGCCAATAAAAAAGCAACCTATTAAGTATACAGACAAAGTAGCTCAATTAAATTAGAGTCTACTGATTATTGAATTGAAAACCCTGGAGAATTTTTTTGTCTGCAAAATTCCCCCATTCTTTATGGCTTATAAAATCCAATTTACCTTTCTCTATGTTGAACAACACCATCTAGTGGACATTCTAGTTATAGGCTAGTTATAGGCTAAAGCTCAAAATCCCATTCAGTGTAATATCATTTAAAGGAAAATATAGCAACTTTCCATGCCCCTCTGCTATAAGGAGCTATTAGAGTATGCATTAGATATGCCACCAGGGCAACTGGACAAGAGCGAACTCCACATGGACAGCTCAAATTAACAGATGCAGTGAGGTGAATTAGGACAGGAGGTCAAACGAGTGTATTGGTCTCAGCatagaaaataattaatttcTTCTTTAGTTCACATCTTTACTAATAAATGGAATTGTCATATGTAAAGTCACATAAGCTTGACAACCAGGCATGTTTTTATGTGCCAAGAGAGTCTTAGTAATGAAGAAGCATTCATTAAAAGCAGAAAGCTAAAGGTCAGTTGCATTAAAACTAGTTTGCCCCAAATCTCACAGAAAACCAGTTAGGCGATACTGAATTTATATATAGCAGCGataaaacaaaactaaaagaacagaaaaaaatgaaaggaaAGAAATATGAAGGCATAGTAAACCCCCTGGCCAGGCCAACACAGAACATGAaccctctctgctctgctctatagCTAATgtacagtcatttcctgtgtattagcaacattgtgcataaagtgcaggacagtgttttatgccagcaaatatggtattaataagcaaaaccatattaataccatattaactgcccccatgtatgaacctcatagctgaagaaatttagcaaaatcaatgtataaactgcGGTTAATAGTTACGGTATAATTACCGGCTAATCGGCTAATAATAGGCTAATCGAATGTCGAAAGTGGAGTGTGCTGCACTCATGTCATGAGTGCTTAGGCTAAGTCCTAGCTACATGCAATGCGAGCGAGCATTAGCGATAAAATCATTGGAATGTCCTCACTGTATGCGGCATGAAGCAGAACTTCATCAGTTTTGAGCAGAACTTTTAAAAcagaattaagcaataagcccgagaggccgtaggttacactgattttacaacagctaaggggcgttgttaggcacgacgcgctagcggcgctgaatggttgccaagcaatgtCGAGACACAGCtattttaacttttgtatcaatttatGGTAGGGCAGTAATATAACGGAATGCGGTCAAGTATGTTTATGTTgaattttacaacggcatcgaatgtgattcagccaatcacaatcaaggaccgggaCTATCAGTTTTAGAGGGGCTTATAATGGATTCAGTGTGGACAGAGAGCATTCAATCAACAGTCGCTCACTCGGATGCAGTTAGGATACCATGTTGAATGGGGAAATCATTGCATCATCAATACACCATTTTAGCACCAGCCAAAAAAATGATGATGTCCTGTTTAATGGTCTTACTTGTTTCCTAACAAATTTTGGTTTAGGTTTACAGGTACTTAAAGTAGAATGGATGTTCTCAAGACAGATCATAGAGATGCAGACAAAGCCCTGACAACAACTCACCCTGCTTAGGCCCTGATGAAGCTCTCAAAGAGGTACTCCATACTAGCCTACCCATTGGAGTGCAGTGTTCATtgctttagatagatagatagatagatactttattgatccccaggggaaattcaagcatgCTTTAGCACAGCACTTATCTGGCTCTACTCCAAACAGATAGGATGCACTCCCCTGCATGATTACGCCGGATAGTAGCGCCAGCAGACTAGCGGCAGCTGCCACTGCTTCTTACAGTCTGATACACAACATTCACTTTTCTTCCGCATTGATCACGAAAGTACAAGCAAGCACAGGCAAAGTTCTGAACAGTTAGGTCATACATTTAGATGGCTGAGATGATTACTCTGCCTGTTTGATAAAGATATGGTGCTTGTCATGAATCCTGAGCGTTAGCCATGGCATATGACTCCTACACACATGTGTGCGCCCCAGTTGCGTATAATGCTACTGTATGCTGAATACAATCCAGTGCCAGTTTGTGTAGAAGTTGTAGTCAACAAAATTATTGTATATCGCAGAATGTCATTTGCCACTCTGTGATCTTAAAAACTACGCCTGGTCTGGACTACTATAGTTTTCTGGCACAAAAAAAGGTGTCCACAAAAAATCAGCAAATACTCAGATGAGACAACAAACACTTGCAAATACTTCGAAAAAACACAAATGGAAGAGCTGTCAGATTCCTGTTTGGAACCTGCGTTGAGCTTCTGTTGGAAAATCCTGCTGTCTGGTCGGCTATACGTACCTCTCAGGACACAGATTCATACTACACCATCTATAACCAGCCACTTGCAGTTCACAAGGCTAGAATTACATGCCATGAACCTTGTGCCAGTCTTTCCCTGAAGGAGAAAAGCACATGTCTTTGTTATGAGGTTAAGGCCATTGTCATTGCAACCCCCTATTGTTCCAAGACAAAGAAAAGTCGGGAGTTGTTGGGGGAGAATGTGAGGGTTGTGGGTGGTATTCTGTCATTTAGAGCACCTTTACAGTTCATTCTTCATTTTACTGGCCTGGCAGGAGCATATCACAGACATGCAGGGATTCTTGGACTCTTGGATAACTAAACGATAACTGCTGCTATGAAGTAATGTAACAAGGAGAACCTGCAGAATGGCTTTACCAGACCCTCCCAATCACCAGTTTTGGGCTTCTTTCTCATGGAGAGAAACGTAGGGGGATTTTTCATTCCCTTTGCCGATTACAGCTGCATGGACGAAAAAGTACACAATCAACTATTGCCTCATCGGTCTAAGAAATATTCCCTTAGGCCTCAGTATTTTTCCAGAGCAGACATGCCTGATTTAAAATAACCAGGAAAGGGGGTGAATGGCAGATCGCTTTTATCAACCTAAGTGGTCTGTATGAGTAACCTTCAATTTTTTtccattaaaggtgctctaagcgatgccacacattttttaggctaaaacattttatgtcactaaATTCAATGGTAGCTGTAAGCCTGTATGTAAAAATTACAACCTAAGAGGCTCTTTTACAGAGCCACGGACTTGATTTCATTTAGAATCCGTTGAACAACTCCAGTATGCCATGgagacacatgtataaaaatTAATATCTAGGTTTGTTGGGTGACAAACTTAGACGGGGGGGCGAGTGGGACTCACTGATATTAATAGCtagctgtgctagatagacttgcatgcatATTGCTAGGGGCCCAggtcatgtcatgtaaggaacatggtactgcaaataaacggaaacatagtctacattgcagagcgacttcaactttattaatttatggtgaataaatgttatactactgtgcacagccccatgctTTTCTGACGAGGCGATGCTAGCAAAAGCAGctgttagctaactatgctaaccttaGTTGTCTACGAGTCTCCTCTAAGTGACAATCATTTTATACATAATGCTGGCAGTGCTGAGAACAATAAACGATcttgtttatcttacttacattgagttaacTGTTTGGCTTAATCCATagatgtggtggagcactgtttcattgtggtttgctaaggagtaagcttaaccctttgcttaaaatagggagagctgggaggagataatttaatctaatttaacat from Alosa alosa isolate M-15738 ecotype Scorff River chromosome 1, AALO_Geno_1.1, whole genome shotgun sequence harbors:
- the pcmtd1 gene encoding LOW QUALITY PROTEIN: protein-L-isoaspartate O-methyltransferase domain-containing protein 1 (The sequence of the model RefSeq protein was modified relative to this genomic sequence to represent the inferred CDS: deleted 2 bases in 1 codon) translates to MGGAVSAGEDNDDLIDNLKEAQYIRTEQVEQAFRAIDRGDYYLDSYRENAYKDLAWKNGNLHLSAPCIYSEVMEALRLRQGLSFLNLGSGTGYLSTMVGLILDQYAVHHCVCRARTTNKHQGPFGVNHGVELHKDVVEYAKERLEDFIKNSDSFDKFEFCEPKFVVGNCLEISSDSHQYDRIYCGAGVQKDHENYMKIMLKVGGILVVPIEDQLTQITRTGQSSWESKNILAVSFAPLVQQNRADGNKPDTVQLPPIHIRSLQDLSRVYIRRALHSQIEEASPATQRTPHKRKRRRCRRRRINTYVFVGNQLIPQRVESEEEERIGEEIREEDGREEEKEGSEEQPLKAEEPRVNLLRERILSLPLPDALKAYLLYYREK